One part of the Vicia villosa cultivar HV-30 ecotype Madison, WI linkage group LG6, Vvil1.0, whole genome shotgun sequence genome encodes these proteins:
- the LOC131609125 gene encoding uncharacterized protein At5g03900, chloroplastic-like, with protein MATISTCFTITPTSRLLTFTSSTFHKPFPKPFPFHPNRRVNLRTSAFVPKAAVDVSQAIRPGGVVETDKIPTDVRKRTMDAVDASGGRVTIGDVASLAGLKLNEAQKALQALAADTDGFLEVSEEGDILYVFPKDYRLKLGAKSFKIKAEPFFEKAKGAGEYLIRVSFGTALIASIVIVYTAIIALLTSSQSEEDNRGRRRGRSYDSGFISFFSPTDLFWYWDPYYYRRRRVQVDDNKTNFIESVFSFVFGDGDPNQGIEEERWKLIGQYIASNGGVVAAEELAPYLDIDSTERIKDDESYILPVLLRFDGQPVVDEEGNILYRFPSLQKTASQTSKRKEYVGKRWAGWVGGVEKFFEEKKWQFSKTTSSERAMVVGLGGLNLFGVIVLGTMLKEVAVRPDSFIKFVADIFPLLQIYAGSFFAIPLVRWFFVRKRNSNIEKRNKARQQCARVLELPDISLTQKIFNARDMAQKTVIGQDQIVYSTDKDFVEQEFEANEWDKKFRELERSD; from the exons ATGGCGACAATCTCCACATGCTTCACCATCACACCCACATCCCGTCTCCTCACCTTCACTTCCTCAACCTTCCACAAACCCTTCCCCAAACCCTTCCCTTTCCACCCGAACCGGAGAGTCAATTTAAGGACTTCGGCGTTTGTACCCAAGGCCGCCGTCGATGTCAGTCAAGCGATCAGGCCGGGCGGCGTTGTGGAAACGGATAAGATTCCTACTGATGTTAGGAAGCGGACTATGGACGCGGTTGATGCTTCGGGAGGGAGGGTGACGATTGGGGACGTGGCGAGTTTGGCGGGGTTGAAGTTGAATGAAGCTCAGAAAGCACTTCAAGCTCTTGCTGCTGATACTGATGGGTTCTTAGAG GTTTCTGAGGAAGGTGACATTTTATATGTGTTTCCCAAAGATTATCGGCTAAAACTTGGTGCCAAGTCATTTAAGATTAAAGCTGAACCTTTTTTTGAAAAGGCTAAG GGTGCTGGAGAATACTTGATAAGGGTTTCTTTTGGGACAGCACTTATTGCATCCATTGTAATTGTTTACACTGCAATAATTGCTCTTTTAACTAGCAGCCAAAG cGAGGAGGACAATCGCGGAAGACGTCGGGGCAGATCATATGATTCAGGATTCATTTCCTTCTTTAGTCCAACAGATTTATTCTG GTACTGGGACCCATATTACTATAGGAGGCGAAGGGTACAAGTTGATGATAACAAGACGAACTTCATTGAATCA GTCTTCTCCTTTGTGTTTGGAGATGGTGATCCCAATCaaggaattgaagaagaaagatggaagttg ATTGGGCAATACATAGCATCTAATGGTGGTGTTGTTGCAGCTGAAGAACTTGCTCCATATCTTGATATAGATTCTACGGAAAGAATTAAG GATGACGAATCCTATATATTACCAGTGCTTTTACGATTTGATGGTCAGCCTGTAGTTGATGAAGAG GGAAACATTCTATACAGGTTTCCATCTCTTCAGAAGACAGCTTCTCAAACGAGTAAGAGAAAAGAATATGTTGGAAAAAGATGGGCAGGTTGGGTTGGAGGAGTTGAGAAATTTTTCGAGGAGAAAAAATGGCAATTCAG CAAAACTACGTCGTCAGAGAGAGCAATGGTCGTTGGTTTGGGGGGCCTTAATCTCTTTGGGGTTATTGTTCTCGGAACTATGTTGAA AGAAGTGGCAGTTAGACCTGATAGCTTCATTAAATTTGTAGCCGACATATTTCCTCTGCTTCAG ATTTATGCTGGTTCCTTCTTTGCAATTCCTTTGGTTCGGTGGTTTTTTGTTCGGAAAAGGAATTCTAACATTGAAAAGAGAAACAAAGCTAGGCAGCAGTGTGCACGAGTACTTGAATTGCCTGACATTTCATTGACGCAGAAG